The Heliangelus exortis chromosome 24, bHelExo1.hap1, whole genome shotgun sequence DNA segment TCCACCTGATGTTGAAACGACTTCTTCTGTCACCTGCCAAGAGCAGATCCAGGCTCCAGAGTCCCCCCCAGCAATcaccagggatgctgcagccccagcatctTCTCAGCTGTGACATCTGTAGGCAAACACATCATCATCCTGACCCTGGGGCTGAGCAAGTGGGGGAGTGCTGGTGTTCTAAATAATCCAGGACAACAAAGCCCCGAGACAAAAATGTTGGCTTCCTCTGTTGGGTAACTTTGTTTTTAAGGTTTCTGTACCAGCAGGTCCAGCTCGGCTGTGTGACAGCCCCTGGACCCAGGTCTCAGGAATAACTCCAGACACCACCAAGCAAGGCAGCTGCTTTCTCATGCCAGTGCTGTagctgcagggaaggaaggagcaggattGATTCACAGCAATCGAAACAATCACAGTCATTACAAAACGATTCCAACTGCAACTTTCTTCCCTTCAATTCGAAAACCAGAGCAAGCCAGCTCCAACCTGTGAACCAGACCTCACCCTCCCAGCAATTACACACAGAGGGAAGTGCCTGGCGGGCACCAGCACTTTCCAGACAATAAATGCAGGGACCTTGGAAGCTGGAGTAACAAAGAAGCATCTGAACTGGATCAGAACACAGCACTGAGCTTGTTCCTCCCCAAAGTGCACCCAGGAGTTGCTGGGGGGCTCTCGGGGTCTCACCCACCATCCCAAGCACCTCCAGCACTCAAGGAAATCTGCTCCCAAGATGGTCCAGCAGCATCAGGACCTTCATGGCCAAAGTGGGACAGAAAGCATTtaccctttttcttctctcagccCAAAAAGGAATGCTTGTTCTTTTCCCTATGCTGTTTGTCTTTCTTATCTGGGAATATGTAAAGTGCAAGTAGCCCTGGAGTGAGCCACTGCTGTGCCAGAAAAGGTGGAAGCAAGTTACAAAAAGAAACTTCTATTCTTTAAGACAAACAAGCAAGCTCAGACAAACCCTGAGATTACCTGCATTACCAAAAATCATACCCCACATCACTCCAGTGAAAGTATTCCTGACCCCCTGTTAAATATCTACAATATTGCACCCTATCAGCTAAAACCATGAATCAAAAGCTTTCTGAAGCAGAGTTTTACACCTCAGAAAGCTCTCACTGCTGACACAGCCTTAACTACAGCAATCTGAACCTGCTGGGATATGACAGTGGTGCAGGTAAATCTTCTTTTAAATGTCTACTATTACTACTTCATATGTGGCATAAAAATGCTTACTAAAAATGTCAATGCAATTTACTTCAGCTAATGTGGACCTACACCATTTTCTGGTCATAtaagaaaccagaaaaagctgcagaagtaTCTCCTTATCCCAAGCCATTCCAATAGACTGAAGCCCCTAAAAggtggggggtttgtttgttagatgcaaagcaaaaggaaaaagggctttttttttaaaaaactactTAATACCCAAAATAGAAAGCAGACCctcattttctcctctgctcagctcttcccCCACCTCCATCACCTTTGAAGCCCCCTGGATCTTCCCAGCTGGCTCTGCATCCCCCTCTCCATGCCTGCCCACCATGGCATCCCCAGGAGCCaatttcttcccctctcctcaggcCTGGTTGGTGCTGGAAATCTGGCAGAACCCAAAAACAGGAGTCCCAAGTGCCCAGAAGAACCTCAGacctcctgtccctgcccacggcCAACACAAGCTCCAAATCCATGGATGTTTTGGGGGCCAGGAATCCATCTGAGCTCCATCAGCAGCTGTGGGGTGgattcagcagctgctctgctggttcCCAACAAAGagagagctgctcagctctcacCTGGCTCTCCTCTCAAGCACAACCAAGCTGATGGTTTGGCAGCTCTCTGAATTTCAGGTTGCACAACTGCTTTGTCTGGACAGATGTTCTCAAAACCAGCTCCCTGCACCTCttgctgctccagcctctgggTGAGCAAGGTCAGGGCAAGCAGGCAgtgagctgagcagctgcagaggagaaaacacacaaagaacTGATTCTGGGCTCCAGTTTCTTTTGGAATAAAGAATGCCACGCATCCAGCCCGAAAAAATGCTCCTAAAAGATAACTTCTGGGTGCTTTGTGAtctgtgctgctcccagccaggtGATGCCCACCCCTCCTGcttggaggaggcagcagccaggccAGGAACACCTTATCAAGGACAAGCAGCTTCAGGaacttgaaacaaaacatttaaatgagTTGCTGAAGCTACAGCCTCAGAAATAACTGGATTTCAATATATGAACATTTAAACCTACGATTTGGTAGAGATTCCTTTAAGTTTCTGGACTAATGGTGTCACTGAGTATCTCTGGTCTTCTAGCACAAATGAACATcttgaaagcaaaaaggaattaaaatctCACCTTGTTTACTCTAACAtaagcaaagggggaaaaatatcCATAAATCCACTGGAATTAAAGAGCAGTTCACTAGGAGGTCACCTTACCATCATCTATCACTATGTTGTGAGaccaatttgatttttttcttttaatgcccATTTTAGTTCATGGGCATTAACTCACTTGGTGGGAAAGGTTCAGGGAAATCCAATCACTTTTTGTTGGGCAACCAACACAGACAACTTGGCTAGGTGAAAGAACTGAAGCTTGGTCTGTTCTGGAGAATTCACATCCCTCTGTCTTGCAGATATTTTGAAGCCAGGAATTCTTGAAAGCTGGTGGGGTGATGCAGGGCAGGCATGTACACAGGTAGAGCTCTTCTTTAAGCCAGGAGAGCTGAGCAATGATCTCCCCACCAAGGAAAGCTTGCAGCTCTCAGAATTATTGCTGCTAGCTTTTAGCATGgtttgaaaagataaaaaagcagGCTGAAAAGTCCAATTTTCCAGTCTCTTATTACACACACTACAGCAGGCACAGCTTCAGTTCTCTGGGAAGttctgagcaggaaaaaagaaccTGAAAAACTATGAGCCTACAATTAGAAACTGCAACTTGGAACAGAGAATCCTACAGGaactggatttttcttttcccatcctTCCCTCAGGTAAACATTGCTTTAATTACAGCTTTAAAGCTTAACTTAGCAGCAAGCAAGACCCTTCTTGGACTCCTGtctcaggctgcagcttcaTCCCCTTGCTCAGGCAATTCATCTTCACTGCTAAAATAGTTATGGCTTAATCCCCTGCCAGCTGAGCACCACAGAGAGCCCACAAATTTCCAGAAGAAACTGGAAGAATCTCTCCAGCCATACACAGAGCAGTAATTTTTAATCGTTTGCTAAGCACCACTAAAAATAAATCGTGGAGAAAGGATCAGAAAGGGAACAAAGCACTTTGCAGAGTGGCAAAGGCACAGCACAAGTACAGACACAAAAGCTGAAAGCCcaagtaaaaatttttttcttgttaaagcAGGATTTACCTACAAACCAAGAGCAGCCTGTTGGAAGAACTTCAGAATATACAACTCCAAGAGGAGGTAAACTCTTGAGTTAATTGCAGGAGTACAGCCTGAGCTCCATCCACCCCCCAGCTGAAGCAATCAGCTACAGGAGCAGCAAGAAGGACACCTCAGCTACACCAAGTTTCCTGAATTCCTTCTGTTACCAGAAATTTGGAGCTCTGTCTCCCCCACTGAAGTCAGGAAAATTACTGAATCTCTTTCACACACTCAGCACCTGAATTTTAGACCCAGGAAGGCTGtgccctcctcccctctctcccttcagACTGAAGATGTCACAAGTTTGGGCCACTCAGGCACACCTGAAAATCTGCTCCTGCACCCACAGCTGATTTCTGAGCTGGGATCATGGTCCTTGGTAGAGATTATTCCATAAAGCAAGAAGCcaagcccagcagccctgcaaCCTGGAAGTTCTACATCAGCCACCAAAgtttgattggttttgttttcctatgaaacagaaatgtttaatttggagGCTTTGGAACAGCAACAGGAAAACTGACTGgcccccaaaccaaaccaaaccaaaccaaaccaaaccaaaccaaaccaaaccaaaccaaaccaaaccaaaccaaaccactctCAGGAAGATGTGGTGGGACTGGAAAACAGGGACCTCAAATATTTCAGGTATGGGCAATCTTCACCACCACCTGAAGCTGTGTTGGTGGAAGCACTGAGACAGGCACACGTTTGCTTTGATCATGGATTTTATTCACCTTATAAACCTGTCCCGTGTCCACCTACCAGTACAACCATTTTTTCATCCCCCTTTTTAGCCTCAAGGACTAACTTTTACAAGAAATTCCTCAGCTTAACCTctaaagcaaaattaataaCTGGCTTTCCTGGCCAGTCACAGTAAAATCCATATTCCACTCAGTCTTTCTAGTCAAGACTTCAAGCTGggtttcttattaaaaaaaaccacactaaAAGATTCCAACACTCCTGAAGCTTTAAGGGTTGGGGGACATCGCCCTCCCCCTCAAAACaacaatttgttttcttttggaaaatcCACACTTGAATGTCCTGGTGGAGCAGGATCCAAACCCTGGAGAGGCAGCTGGTGGGACAGCACAGAGGTGAGAACACAGGGGGGATCTCTGGGGGGGCTGAGGCCACTGCCTCTCACCACCCTGCAAAGGGGGCTCTGCCCCCTGCAATGGGGTggtttattggggttttttttggggggtacATCCTGGCTCACCCTTAGGTGCTCAGCTTGGGGTGTGGAGGGGCCCCTCAGGGAACACCCCCCCCACACAGAGGGTGCAGACCCCAGAGTCACCCCATCCAGCACCCCAACAGCTGACGCCGAGGCCCAAGCATCCTGTCCCGTCCCCGTTGCCATAGAAACCCACCCAGGCGTCCCATTCCAGCGGGGACACAAGTgacccgtgtcccccccccggTACCACAGCGACCCagaccccccccagcccacctcctgtccccccctTCCCGTTGCCAGGGGAACCctgccccccatccccccatcccatAGAGGCCCAGGCACCCTGCCCCCCGTTCCCATAGCAACCCAGGCGTCCTGACCCCCCCCTCCCGTTCCCATAGCAACCCAGGcgtccttccccccccccccttccccacacaGGCCCAGGCGCCCTCCCCCCCCTCGCCTGGCCCGGGCCTCCTCCCCCCCATCACCTCAGAGCCGCCCGGGAGAACCCCTCAGAGCCGGTggtgatggggaaggggaggaaagggtCAGAAGGTgccggtccggtccggtccggtccggttGGGTTCGGGCCGGTGGGCGCTCACCCGTTCTTGAGATCCACCTCCAGGATCTTGCCGTAGCCCTTGAAGAACCGCTCCACGTCGCGCTCCCGCGCTTGGTAGCTGAGGCGGCCGATGTAGACCCGCGGCATCGCGCCCCGAGAGGCACCGGGGGGAAGGGGgtgaaggggggggaaaggttTGGGGTTCGGTTCGgcccgggccgggccgggccaaGGGGAGGGGGCGGCCCGCGAGGGGCGGGGCTGAACCGGCGGCGGaacggggcggggcgggggcggcgtGACGTCACGGCGCGGGGAAGCGCTGAGTGGGGGTGACGTCATAAATAAACCCCGCCCCCTCCACATCGGGCCTCGCGCCTCTTAAAGGGGCCGCGGctgagggggtggggggcatcttcctcttcctcctcttcctcttcttcttcttcctcttcttcctcttcttcctcttcttcctcttcttcctcttcttcctcttcttcctcttcttcttcctcttcttcttcctcttcttcttcctcttcttcttcctcttcttcttcctcttcttcttcctcttcttcttcctcttcttcttcctcataATAAGTCCCcctgggaaaacaaaatcccTGCATTGACCCCATAACCCTGGGATGGATGCTCAGAGGCTCCAGCCCAAGGCAGCCAAAGGTCCCAGcaaaaccccatttttttttttggttttttttttttttttgtggggtgcaatctccccagtgctgagccCGGGGGggccctccctgccctgctgtgctggccacaccagtgctgacacTAGCCACAGggctggtggccttcttggctgTCACCCGGCAccctcaggtccctttccacagggacccaaggctggagctgtgctTGGGGTTGGTGGGACCCAAACGCCAGAGCTGGCACTTGGCTTGGCCCTGtcctcagccacctccccagGTGCCTCTCCAGAACATTCCAAGCCTCCAGCACATCCAACCCCCCCACCTGGCTCCGTGTCCATCTGTGACCTGGCTCAGGGATGCTTCCTGGGTCCAGACCATGGAAGTGATCCCAAAAATGGAAGTGGCCCAAAcgctgagccctggggacaccactggtgcTGCAGCTGACTCCATCCACAACCCTTTGGCCTCAGCCTGGTTTTTCACTtcagggcaactgggctggtgaagggatccagcagaattcctgtgaggaagggatgagggagctgggggtgttgaggctggagaagaggaggctcaggggagacctcatcactctctccaactccctgaaaggaggttggagccagggggggttgggctgatatcagtgggacaagagggcatggactaaagaattttttcctaatatccaacctaaacctcccctggcagagcttcagctctgccaggggaggtttaggttggatattaggaaaggatttctttctggagagggtgctcagccattggaatgggctgcccagggaaggggtggattctccatccctggagatatttcaaaagagcctggatgtggcactcagtgccatgggctgggaaccacggggggagtggagcaagggttggacttgatgagctctgaggtcccttccaacccagcccattctaggattctatgaaaacttACAACTGGCCAAGCCATGAGTAGCCAGGTTGTCCAAATCCCACCCCAAGTTGTCTCAGATTGATGGATTTTTGTGCAAGTGCTGCCCTTGTGGATTCTCTGCTGTCTCATAGGGTTGAGTAGTAAGCATTGCACTGAAATGGCTTTTGAATGGACTTCTGGCTtttgtccccagccctgctgccctcagGAACAGCCTCCTTCATCCCACTGCAATAACTGGGAGGAACAAAGTGTTTGTGTGCCTTGGGGCAGAGATTTGGGGTAAGAAATGCTACTCTTGGTGTCTGCTGAGCCAGTCCCACCTCCCTTACAGTCACCCAAACCCACGTccatcctgcagctgcttttagCAGGACACTGACTTCTGAcatgagattttaatttaagCTTCACAAGGTGGAAAATCCCCAGGActgaggacagggagagggcCAGGCTGCAGGGGAGCCCAGGGTGTTGGGTTTACCCCCTCCCCATGCAgtgcagcccctgcccacccccccagATCCAAGTGAGCACAGGAAGAGTTGTTGgcacatcttaaaaaaataagtgtgtGTGTATTAAACATTGATTTCCAAGAGGTTCTCATCACAATCAGTAgtggcagcaggaacagcagcaaaactgaattCAAGTATTCCATTCAGGTATTGCAGAAAgcaccccctgctctgcccccagGCTGGGACCTCCTGTCCCCACCTCCAATGCCACCACCCCAGAGCTGTCCCCGAGGGGACAATGACACCTGTGGTGTCTTACAGCTCCTGCTGgtgtggcagtgctggctggcaCTTGGtaacttggctttttttttgttgttttttgctgtttaaacTAATTTTTGAGATGGAGTGATGCCAAGGGCTAGAAAATCCCTTTGTACCTTTGTCCCCCAGCCTGCACAGGTGTCCCCTGTCCTTGTCCTCCCAGCACTGCatgggctgggcagggaaaaatgaaaaaaaataaatagaaaaaaaaaattacatttgattCTTTGCAGTGCAAGACAGTGGGGACTGTCCCAAACCTGTGGCACTTGGCTGCTGAACATGGAGGAGGGGACATGGAGGTGGCTCAGAGGCTGCAGGGGGTTTGTGCTGGCTGGGAGGGCAGTgaccagccctgtgctgctctgcagacaaCCTACAAGCAGCCAAAAATCACCTGGAGGaacagcaggcagcagaacacCACTGGGAGCTGCtaagccaggcaggaggaggtggtgcaGCTCCCCCCAGACACAAAAACCTTGAACCCAAACTCACCCCAGCTAAAGCACGACTGCAGCCTCCCTCCAGAAGCAATTTCACACACTGCCATCCCTGCAGAGGCTTTCAAACCTTTCAGTGGACAcccaaaggtttttttaaacaaaaataaaattaaaaattaactctggagtttcccccccccccccaagcatCTCCCatctgcagaaacagcagcGAGGGAGAGCTTGGCCATGgtggagcagctcagggctgagcCCAttgccagccaggagctgctggtcagAGGAGGAGGATCTGCTTGGAGGAGATGAAGGGCTTCATGGCAGCTTCCAGGGCTGCCTGATAATCCTGGAGAGGAACCTCAGTGCAGGCTGGAGCAGTGAGCTGCCCTCTGCGGATCAGCTGGCACAGGGAGTCCATCATGCTGGCCAGGCCTGCTGGGTCTGCAAgggaagaatcacagaatcatggagtGTTTCAGGCATCAagggaccccaaatcccccccagtgccccccctgccatgcccagggacacctcccccagcccagggtgctccaagccccatccaaccttggacactgccagggatggggcagccacagcttctgggggcacctggggctcagcaccctcaccccaatTTCCTCTTAAAATCTCTTCTCtcaatcttccctctttcagtttgaaacttccccctcatcccatccctccaggcccttgtcccaagtccctcctcagctttcctggagccccttcaggcactggaaggtgctctaaggtctccccattgctcctttctctcctccaggctgaacacccccaactctctccccctggctccagagctgctccaaggAGAGAGCTCCCACCACTGCACTTCTCAGGCCATGCCAGGGCCACCACCCATGGCAAACACCCACCTGAAGCCACACAAGGTCCCTGGGACACCAGGGTGCTCTGTGCCCCCAGCTCAGACACTTGGGATGGAGCAAGGTGCCACACCATGCCCAGCACCTGCAGTTCAGCTGCCCTGAGGACTCTCAGCACTCATGACACAAATAAGAGCAAAGAGGACAGCACCAGCATGGGGGTGGTTTGGCTCCTGCTCCCATGCCAACCCTCAGCACCCACTGGGCTCACCCTGTGCATGGTCCTTCCTCCACTGGGTCATCCAGAACCCCCGGAGCCTCACGTCCCGGAAGATGAAGGCACTCTGTGGGGAgagggagcagtgctgggacccctgtgtcccctccccatgtggcaggaggtggcaaTGAGACTCCTCACTGCTTTGTTTGTGCTCCCATTTGTGGGTCAGGGGACAGTGGGGTGTGGGGATGTGACTCCAAGGGGTGGAGTCAGGGTGGGTTTGATGCTTGGGACCTGCAGCCCAAATCCTCCATAAATCAAGCCAAGAGACTGCTCTGGGATGCAGAGCAGCTCATCCCATAACAGACCCCAGGgcttaaataaaaagaaggttGGAGGCTctcagggtgcaggcagggagagccAAGCTCTTGGAGTGCcaagccctggggacagggacatcccCAGAGGAGCACGGGGGACAATGCCCCAAGGGGAACCAAGAGCATCCCCAGTACTCACCACAGGCACCATCACAGGCTGCTTTGCCATCCCCCCATAGGTGACCATGGTCCCTTTGGGCCTGCAGAAGgaaggggggagctggggatgtggcTGCCAACCACACAGCTTTGACCTTGCAACTTCTGCCTCCCAAACCCACTGCTGTACCCAACCCCAGCGTGGCACCAGGGGGGCTGTTCTGACACCAAGTCACCCCTCAGACCCCACCTCCCAGAGCTCCCCTCGTGCCCCCACACCCCATTAGCTGAATTTGCAACTAAATACATCAGCTGCACCCAGCCAGGACCAGGGGGACCTTCAGAGCTGCATctcagctgcctccagcccctggcacagcttgggACAGGCAGTGCTGATGGGTTAACTTGAAGTCACTTCTTCCCCGCTCAACCTCGCTCTCCAAAATTTCATCTCCAGCCATCTCTTGCTCTCCAGGGCCTCTGAAGGTCCCTCTGATGCTGTCCCCAAGCCCATGCCCAAGCCAGCCCCAGCCAGACTTACTGCAGGTGCCTCAGCATCTCCGTTGTGCTTTTGCCTCCGACGCAGTTCAGGGCAAGCCGAGGCTTTGGGATGCTCTGCAAGAGTTTATTGAGAAGGTCCCCAAACTTTAGGGCCCCTTTAGAGGACCCTGACTCTTGAGGGAGCAACTGCCTTAAGCTCAACATTTACCTGCGGGCAGCTAAGAGTCAAAGAGCTAAAAATCTGTGATCTCTTGTAGCAAAAGACTTCCAAGTTCTGGGGCTAAATCCTGATCTAGAGAGAGCTTTGTCCTTCCCACCATCCCTGCACttctctctgcagtgctgagctgcagggatggcCCTGGATGGGCTCTCCAGTGGGATCAGCATTGAGGTACCTTAAATAAATCTTTCATCTCTGGCTttctcagcatctcctctgtgATGACGTGGTCTGCACCCAAGGCCATCAGCCTCTCCACCAGCTTTGGGAGATCAGGTCTGagggaggaataaaaaaataaatgaacacGATGAGCCAGAAAGCAGAGTGTCACCTTCTCCACTCTGCTGGGGGGACAAcagggcagagcctgcaggAGCAACCAGGAGAAAGTCCTGGGATGGGTGGGCAGGATGATCAGCTCCAGCTCCCAAAAATCCTGCCAAACTCCATCCCACACCCAGGGCATCTCCCACCCCCACAGGagaccttctcctctcccagggGGACCTACCTGTCCCTCACCACGTTGATGGTCTTGATGCCAGAGGCTTTGGCAATCTGGATGACAGCCTGGCCCACGCCGCTGTTGGCTGCGTTCTGGATGATGGAGTCacctggagagagagagagagacaaacCCAGGTTTTTCACTGCAGACCCCAGCAGCAAAGCCCAGCTGGGATTTcctcccagcaggcagagccctACCTGGGGCCAGGCTCTCGAAGTCGGTCAGCATGCGGAACGCCGTGCAGGGGTTGACACTCAGGGTGGCAGCACACAGCACTGGGATGTCCCTGGGCACCTtcagcagcatctcctcagGGAACACCCCCCGAGTCCTCCAGGTCCCTGGGGTGCCAGCGGGGTGGCAGGAAGGGGGGCAAGGCAAGGAAAAGGGGATGAGAGCTCAAGCCACGCCATAGCCCGAGGGCTGGTGGCAGCTGCACTGCCACTGAGATCCTGGGGAGTgaatgagggtttttttttttcccatatggGTACGGCCAAAATATGGCAAGAGGCCAGGGATGGAtcccctgctgcctgctgagcagTCTCAGCAATCAATATCAACAGAAA contains these protein-coding regions:
- the MECR gene encoding enoyl-[acyl-carrier-protein] reductase, mitochondrial isoform X1; protein product: MHRAAGWVLRGVRNPPKTRSRSGTARSPPRGLVYGRHGEPPAVVQLKDLEVAKLGGSDVHVKMLAAPINPADINMIQGTYPILSPLPAVGGNEGVGEVLEVGQHVVALKPGDWVIPASTGLGTWRTRGVFPEEMLLKVPRDIPVLCAATLSVNPCTAFRMLTDFESLAPGDSIIQNAANSGVGQAVIQIAKASGIKTINVVRDRPDLPKLVERLMALGADHVITEEMLRKPEMKDLFKSIPKPRLALNCVGGKSTTEMLRHLQPKGTMVTYGGMAKQPVMVPVSAFIFRDVRLRGFWMTQWRKDHAQDPAGLASMMDSLCQLIRRGQLTAPACTEVPLQDYQAALEAAMKPFISSKQILLL
- the MECR gene encoding enoyl-[acyl-carrier-protein] reductase, mitochondrial isoform X2 encodes the protein MHRAAGWVLRGVRNPPKTRSRSGTARSPPRGLVYGRHGEPPAVVQLKDLEVAKLGGSDVHVKMLAAPINPADINMIQGTWRTRGVFPEEMLLKVPRDIPVLCAATLSVNPCTAFRMLTDFESLAPGDSIIQNAANSGVGQAVIQIAKASGIKTINVVRDRPDLPKLVERLMALGADHVITEEMLRKPEMKDLFKSIPKPRLALNCVGGKSTTEMLRHLQPKGTMVTYGGMAKQPVMVPVSAFIFRDVRLRGFWMTQWRKDHAQDPAGLASMMDSLCQLIRRGQLTAPACTEVPLQDYQAALEAAMKPFISSKQILLL